The DNA segment AGCACCGCATTGTCGATCTCGAGGCGCAAACGAAACTCGCTCTCGTTCATGGCTCAGCCTCCCATGGTCTTTCTGGGATCATGCGTCTTGCCGGCCTGCCATTCGGAAACAAAGGCCGCAAGGTCCGCATCCGGCGCATCCGGCAGGACGATCTTCAACGAAACATAGGCGTCGCCGTTTTCCTTGCCAGGCACCGGCGCACCTTTGCCTTTCAGCCGCAGAACCTTGCCCGTGTTGGAGTTCGGCTGAAGGGTCACCGTGACCGGCCCGGAAGGCGTGGGCACACGGATTTTGCCGCCAAGCACCGCCTCCGCAAGCGAAATCGGCAATTCAAGTCTGATATCGTTGCCGTCGCGAACGAAGAAACGATGCGGGCGTACATGCACCTCGATCAGCGCATCCCCGGAGGCGCCGCCGCCAAAACCGGGATCGCCCTTGCCGCGCAGGCGCAGTGTCTGCCCGTCGCGGGTTCCCGGCGGTATCTGCACGTCGAGCGCCGGTCCGTCCGGCAGGCTGATCTGCTTTTTCGCGCCGTTGATGGCGTCGAGAAAGTCGACCTCCATGGAGTAGTGGCGATCCTGACCTTGCATTCCCGATTGGCCTCGGCTGCGACGTGAGAAGAAACTGGAAAGTATATCGTCGGCATCGCCGAAATCGGCGAAACCACCCGTGTTGCGATAGGGGCCGCGCTGGCCCTCGCTCGTCGCGTAATCGCGATAATAGCTACGTGGCGGCTGCTCCGCGCCGGTATTGTCGATCTCGCCGCGGTCAAAGCGCGCGCGCTTGTCCTCGTCGCCGAGGATGCCGTAAGCCGCGGAGACTTCCTTGAATTTATCCTCGGCTTGCTTATCGCCGGGGTTCAGATCGGGATGTAGCTTTTTCGCAAGCTTGCGATAGGCGCTTTGAATGTCTTTTTGCGGGGCGTCCCGTTTTACGCCCAGAATATCATAGGGATCACGGCTCATGGATGTTTCCCTTTGGGAGCATAGGAAAAGACGCAGATAGTGATCGGCAGGCGTGGTATCAATCGTATCATAAATGATAGCGCCTCTAGCCGCGACCCGGCAGAATGAACCATTGGCGCATTTGTGATGGGGAACAGGCGGCTTTGCGGGCAAGCCGCCATATTTCCGTCGCCTTGCCGGACGATGGCGGGCGCAGCGGCAAAGGAGTCTATGGCAATTATGCGCCTTTTCCGACAGACTTCATTTCATTCGATCCAACCGGTGGCTGCCTGATGAACCGTTTTGTGCTGACGTCCGCATTCGTGCTCGCCGCTTCGGCCGCCTTTGCCGCCGAGCCTTCGGAAAAGCCCGTTGTCTGGCCGCAGCTCCCGCCGAAGGCGGCGGTGTCGAACGTCAAGTTGGTCGAGCCCCATCTACACGTCAACCGCGCAGGCAAGGGCGCGCCGCGCATCGCCCTGACCTTCGATGCCTGCATGGGCAAGACCGATCCGCGCATCCTCAGCACACTAGTCGATCAGCATATCCCGGCGACGATCTTCGTCACCGCTCGATGGCTGCGCAGCAATCCCGAAGCGCTTGCCGTCTTCCTCGCTCATCCCGATATTTTCGAGCTTGAGGATCACGGTCAGAACCATATTCCCGCGGTCGATATCCCAACGACGGTCTATGGCATTCCCGCTGCCGGCTCGCCGCAGGCGGTCGCGCAGGAGGTCAAAGGCGGCGCTGATGCCATGATGGCCGCTGGCATTCCTCAGCCGCATTGGTTCCGGGGCGCGACGGCGAAATATAGCCTCTCGGCTATCGCTCAGATTCGCGGCATGGGCTATCGCATCGCAGGCTATTCCGTCAACGGCGACAGCGGCTCGCTGCTGCCGGCCAAGATGGTGGAAAAACAATATGCCTCCGCCAAGGATGGCGACGTCATCATCTCGCACATCAACCAGCCGACCCATACCGCCGGCGAAGGCGTCGCCGCGAGCATCTTGGCGCTGAAGGCCAAGGGCGTGCAGTTCGTCCGCCTGCAGGATATCCCCGAGCAGGGTGATGACGACACGACGAACTGAGGCGTTTTCGGTGTCGGCGCCGATAGCTGATGCCTTCACTGCGGTAGTTGCGGCTGCACCTTTTCCTCGAAGAACAGCTCGTTGACTACGGTCATGACGATCAGCGACAGCGGCAGGGCGAGCATTGCGCCGACGGCGCCCCACATCCACGTCCAGAAGATGATGGCAAGGAAGACGATGAAGGGATTGAGTTCCCATTGTCGGCCCATCACTGCCGGAAAAACCAGATTTTCCACGGTGAGATGGACGGAGAAGAACGCGGCGGCGGGGAGGAGACCGAAGATGATATCGTCATGGGTGATGATGCCGGCGATCGCCAGCGCGGTCGTTATCGTCGTGATGCCGACGAACGGGACGAAGCTGGAAAGAAAGGCGAATATTCCCCAGAGGATCGGCGTGCCCATGCCGCCGATATAGGCGATGACCGTCATCACCACGCCGAGGCCCACATAGATCAGCGACGCCGTCGCAAAGTAGAAGCCGAGCACCTGCTCCACCGCATTGATGATGCGGATCGCCGTCAGCCGTGATGCCCGGGTGGAGAAGGTCATGATGATCGTCTTGCGCAGGCTGATGCGGCCGGCAAGGAACAACAGCAGCGCCGCAAAAAAGAGCAGGCCCTGGACGATGGCGGGCGTGAGGCTGGCGGCGAGAAGATGCAGCACATTGCCGGTGTTTTCGAGCAGCACATTGATGGACATCGGTCCGCTTTCAAAGGTTTGCGGTGTGATGTGCAACCATTTGATCTGTTCGAGATAGGGCATCAGCCGATCGACGGTACGCTGGAAAACGTTAGGCCCTTCCTGGGCGAGCGTCGCCATCGGCCCGGCGAGTGAATTGATGATCAGGAAGATGACCAGCGCCACCGCCGATGACAACAGAACGGCGTTGAGGACGCGCGGTACGCCGAGCTTGCTGAGCTTTTCCGCAGCCAGCCCGAGGATCATGCCGACGACGACGGCCAGGGTTACAGGGATGAGGATGATCGACATCATGTAGACGCCTGCCAGCGCCAGCACAAGGAATATGCCGATGAGAGCCCAGGCGGAGGCAATATCCAGCGCGTCCTTCTCGACGGGTGCTGACGAGCCGTTGTCCAACTGCTCGGTGTCCGCTCGCAACGCATCCACCCAGGCGCTGGAACGCCTTTCGCTCGTCGCTCCCAATCTGCGCGCCTGTTTGCGTATGCCGTTGGCGATATCCATTCCGGACATGTCCCCGAAACCCCATTGCTTCGGTATGCAAACGCGAAAGGCCCGCCCTGGTTCCGGGGCGGGCCTTTGACATCATGGGTCAGCGGATTCGCGATCAGGCGATTAGATTGAGCCCGATGCCCCAGGGATCGCGCAGCGAAATCCCGCCGTCGCGTTTTTCCGTCTTGATCTCATGCGCATCGAGTGCGGCGACCGCCTTGTCGAGCGCGTCCTTGTCGTTGAAACGCAGGGTGTAATCGGAAAGGCCGGTCATATCCTTGGACCGGACGCCGGCGCCGCGGCTGTTCCAGGTATTGGCGCCGAGATGGTGGTGATAGCCGCCGGTTGCGAGGAAGGTCGCGCCGGGATAGCGCGCCGCCATGACGTTCATGCCCAGCACATCGCGGTAAAAGGCATTCGCCTCCGCAACGTCGCCGACCTGCAAATGGATATGGCCGATCGCCGAACCCTCGGCCATGCCATCCCAGCGATCCTGCGGCGCGCTTTCGTAAAGCTTCTGCAAATCGAGCCTGAGCGTCGCCATCTCGACCGTGCCATCGCTGTGGAATTTCCACTGTTCGTGCGGCCGGTCCGCATAGATCTCGATGCCGTTGCCCTCGGGGTCGGAAAGATAGATCGCCTCGCTGACGATGTGGTCGGACGCGCCTTCGAGACCTACGCCATTATGTGCGGCGTGCCGTAGCCAGCGAGCAAGCTCGATGCGATCGGGCATCAGAAAGGCGGTGTGGAACAAGCCCGCGGCGGTTTGCGGCGCTCGTTTGGCCGCACGATCCGTTGTCAGAACCAAAAGCGGCTGGCCGGCAACGCCCAACACCTCGCCGCTGGCCGTCTTTTCAATGACCCTGAGGCCAAGCATCTGCTGGTAGAAGCGCGACACCACCGCCAGATCGGTGACGATCAGGTGCGACTGGCCGACATAGGCGGGACGCGTAAGCGCATAGGAAAGGGCAGTTTCGGTCATGCGAGTGTTCCAACCTCAATATTCTGCAAGAGAGCAACCGGCGCGGCGGAGAAGACGTCGCCAATAGCAGGGCTTGAGAGCTTTCGCCGGTTGATGTGCCTCTTCAGAATTCAAGCCCGCTGTACTTGACCTAGATATGGCCGATTCCGATTGTTCACAGAAGGCCCGAAATTGCAGATTGAGCGTTCGCTGGTTGTTGACAGCCGCGCGATCAGCTCACCCGCCATTTACCAAGATTTACTTATATGTCCGTTTCACCCGCTTGTCTCCAACCCCTTGAGGTGCAACGATCAAAGGCGACGTCGAGCAATTGGAACACGCATGCATGCCCGAAATCAAAGGCATTCGTTGGGCCTATGACCGATATGAAGTGATCGTTGACAGCATCGTCAACGGGATTGGCGTCGTCTTTGCTTTGATCGGCGCGACCGTGTTGATCTTCTATGCGACGGTGTGGAGCTCCTATCGCGAGATCGCCGCCGCTTGGATCTATGGCGTCGGCCTCGTTCTGACGTTGGCCATGTCCTTTACCTACAATCTGTGGCCGGTGTCGCAGACGAAGTGGGTCCTGCGGCGTTTCGATCACTCGGCCATCTTCGTCTTGATCGCCGCCACCTATACGCCGTTCCTGGAGCGCGGCGCCGAGGATCCGCTGTTGTTTGCCATGCTGATTGCCATCTGGATTTTTGCCGGCTTCGGCATCGCGCTGAAATGCGTTTTCCCGGGGCGGTATGACCGGCTGGCGATCCTGCTTTATCTCGCCATGGGCTGGAGCGGTGTGCTGGTGGCAAGGTCCGTTTCCATGCATATACCCTACGCGTCGATGCTACTGATCGTCATCGGCGGCGTCATCTATTCGCTAGGCGTAATTTTCCATGTCTGGGAGAAGTTGCGCTTTCAGAACGCCATCTGGCATGGCTTCGTGCTCGCCGCCACCGCAGTGCATTATTCGGCGGTCCTGACCTGTTTCAGCCTGTCACCGGAAAACTCTTGAGATCTGCGTCGTCGGCGTGCATTTCCTCGTCGGCTGCAGGCTGCGCACCAGGCGCATGACGATGGCGTCGAAGCGCTGCATGTCCGTCTTGGGATAATCCATCTGGAAGAAGGCGGCGCCGCCATTGCAGAGTGCTACGCCGCGCACATAGACGATGCGGCCCTGCCTCGTACCCGAGAAGCTGATGCCGCGCGAGGTCGATTTCGAATAGGAAATCTGCCAGCCTTCGTCCTTGGCGATTGCGACGCGGACATTCGCTTCCGCCGAAAAGTCGCCATCGAGGATATTGGTGCCGAAAACAAGCAGCCGTGCCGACTGATCGGACGGCGTCAAGGTCAGTCCGTCGCCATTGTCCGAACGGGTCGAAAGGCGGAATTCCGAGGGTAGTTCGATTTCATAGCCAAACCGCGCATTGTCATAGGACCACCAGTCGGCAGCCAGTGCCGGCACAGCAGAAAAGAAAAGGAGGGCGGTCAGGCGCGCGAGCATTGCGGTTTCCGGGAGGCGGGATCTGCAAACCAGCTATGAATAGCGCATTTTTCAGCAGAAATTCCATAGTGATTCTAAGAATGATCAGAAAATAGCTTCAATTCGTTACGGTTTCATTGCGAGCCATGCAGGAATGGCGGATTTACTTCGTCAATATCGCGGAGTATGCCGCCATCGATGCCTTAAACGATTGGACAATTCGACTATGGACCAAGCCGTGCTGCTTCGCGACGCCACCGAGGCTGATCTGCCCGCGATTTGCGAGATCTACAACCACGCGGTCCTGCACACGACCGCGATCTGGAACGACACGTTGGTCGACGTCGATAACCGTATTGAATGGCTCAAAGCGCGCAAGGCGAGGGGCTTTCCGGTCATTGTCGCCGAGAAGGACGGGAACGTCGCCGGCTATGCCTCCTACGGCGATTGGCGTGCCTTCGACGGTTACCGGCATACGGTCGAAAATTCCGTTTATGTCGACAAGGATCATCGCGGCCTCGGTATCGGCGAGGGTTTGCTGCGCGAACTCGTCGCCCGTGCCGCCGAAGGCAATATCCACGTCATGATCGCCGCCATCGAAACCGGCAATACCACCTCCATCCGCCTGCATGAAAAACTCGGCTTCCGCATCGTCGGTCAGTTTTCAGAAGTCGGCACCAAGTTCGGCCGCTGGCTGGATCTGACCTGCATGGAGCTGCGCATAACGGTCTAGGGCGTGAACTCATTAACGGCTGGCAGACCGGGAAGTGAGACAGCGCGAGCGGAGGGCCGACTTTTCGGATAAAGTTCTCTTTCCGATCATCTGAGGGCGCTAAGATGTTGGCCTCTGACTTAACGAATTTTATCGAGCAGGATCATCTGGCTTTAGATGCTTTCGTGAAGGGCGATCCTGAGCCTCTGAAATATCTCTACTCGCGACGGGATGACGTCATTATCGCTAATCCGTTCGGGCCGCCGGCGAAGGGGTGGGAAAAAGCCGCCGCGACCATGGAACGGGCTGCAACCAATTATCGGGACGGCGAGGCCACCGGCTTTGAGCGCATCTCCGAGTACGCGACTGCGGACTTGGGGTACATCATTGAGGTCGAGCGGTTCCGATCCAAAGTCGGTGGTGGCGACAAACTGGTACCGATCGCGCTTCGGGTCACCACCATATTCCGGCGGGAAGAAGGCGCGTGGAGGATCGTCCTTCGTCACGCCGATCCGATAACCTCAGCCCGCCCGCCGGCATCCCTAGTCAGAGAGTAAAAGGGTTGCCGGACCCGGCTGGGACGGCCACGCCTAGCTCGCAGTCATTCCCGCGTCATAGCTTGACGCTATCCAAGCAACGGCAGATCTGAATCGTGATTTTCATCGCGGGTATCCTTCGTTGCATCCTCCGAAAATGCAGATAGCCGTCGTCGGCGCAGGGATTGTTGGGGCATCCATAGCCTATCACCTGGCACGCCGCGGGGCGCGAGTGCATTTGTTTGACGAGGGCCCGGCACCAGCCGCGGGCGTCACCGGCAAGGCCTTCGGCTGGGTCAACCTCATCAATGGCGACCCGACGGCAAATTACGCGAATTATCGCATCTGGCGCGAGGCGATCACTGAATATCAACGTTTGAAGGCCGCCCTTCCGAAGGCCCTGCAGCATGCGCGGACGGGTTCTCTGATTTGGCATCGGACGGCGGCGGAGACGGAGGCGTTGGTACGGGAGCATAAGGCTGCGGGTGCAACGGTTGAACTGGTGGATGCCAAGACGATCGCCTGGTGGGAGCCGGAGCTTCGCGAGGTGCCGGAATGCGCCGCCTTTTCTCCCGACGATCTCGCGCTGGATCCGGCACAGCTCGCGCGGACATTTGTAGACGCCGCGATCGCTTTCGGCGCTAAGGCGGATTTCGATCAGAGGATCGTCGCGCTCGAAACATCTGACAGCCGGATCACCGGTGTTCGGACGGCAGGGCAGGTCGTTTCGGCGGATGTCGTCGTGCTGGCTGCCGGCACATCGGTCGATGCGCTGATTTCGCCCTTGGGACTGGCGATCGGCGTCGAAAGCTCGCCCGCCGTGCTGATGCAATTTTCCGCTGACCGGCGCTTCCTCAATCGTATTTCTTCGCGGGCCGGGTTTGGAAATTCGTCAGCGGCCTGACCATTCGCTGGTCTCCGCCGCAAGCTGCAGGAGCGGCGCCGAAGAGGAGGCGCCGCTGGCGATCGGACATCGGGTGCTCGACGTGATGAGACGAAAGCTCGCTCTGCCCGATGGTGTCGAACTGCGGCAGGCAGCCGTTGGCTACCGCCCGGTCTTCGCCGATGGGTTTCCGAGGCTCGGCTTCTTGCCGGGCGTCGATGGCGCCTATGTCGCTGTCGCCCATCCCGGCGTCATCCTGGCGCCCTTGCTCGGCCGGTTGACGATGGAAGAGATCGTTGAGGGACAGCGATCGACGCTTGTACCGGGATTTAGCGCGGGCGTTTTTCACGGCAGCTAACGTGCCGCCTATTTCCCTGCCTCGAACACCATGGCGTGACCGTTGATGCAATAGCGCAGTCCGGTGGGTGGCGGGCCGTCGGGGAAGACATGCCCGAGATGGGCTTCGCAGGCGCCGCAGCGGATTTCCGTGCGCACCATGCCATAGGACTCGTCGCGATATTCCTTCACCGCCTCCGGCGAAACCGTTTCGAAATAGCTCGGCCAGCCGCAGCCGGCATCGAATTTCGTGTCCGAGCGGAAAAGTGGTGCGTTGCAGCAGACGCAGCGGTAGAGGCCGGTTTCGAATGAGTCCCAGTAGGGTCCCGTAAAGGCGCGCTCGGTGCCATGCTGCCGGGTGATGCGATATTGCTCCGGCGTCAGTTGTTCCCGCCATTCGGCATCGGTCTTCTCGATTTTAGGCCCTGTCATCGTAGCAGACATGAGTGTCATCCCTTTCCCATCACCCAATCTATTAGGCGAGCCCCGTTGTCGCAATGTGGTGCAGCCCGTCCCGTCTTCAACTATTCAGCCATGATGCCGAAGCCGATTCCAGTGGTTTACCCCTCGGTTTTTCTCGCGCGGGGCTTGAGGCAATCCAGCCTTTAGCCTATCCCAATGAAGACTTTCGGCTTTGCCGGACTCCGCGATCGTTCAGCAGGGAGAAGACATGGCCAGTGTCACCGGCCTGACATTCCTGGCTTTGTGTCTGCCCTTTCTCGGTGCGATCATTGCGCCTGCTGCCGTCCGCTATCTCGGCCACAACGCGGCCTGGCCGCTGGCGCTTTTCCCCGCACTCGCCTTTCTGCATTTCGCGGGTTTTCTTCCCGCTATCGCCGCCGGCCAGAATATCCAGGACGGCTTCGAGTGGGTGCCGAGCCTCGGCTTGCGCTTTTCCTGGCTGCTCGACGGCCTTTCGCTGACATTCGCGCTGCTTATCACCGGCATCGGCACACTGATCGTGCTTTATTCCGGCGGCTACCTGAAAGGACACGAAGATCAAGGCCGCTTCTTCTCCTTTATCTTCCTGTTCATGGGTTCGATGCTTGGCCTCGTCGTGTCGGACAGTTTCCTGACGCTGTTCGTTTTCTGGGAGCTGACCTCGATCACCTCCTTCCTGCTGATCGGCTTCGATCATCAGCGCGAGGCTGCGCGGCGGGCTGCCTTGCAGGCGCTGGTGGTCACCGGCGGGGGAGGGCTTCTGCTGCTCGCGGGCCTGTTGTTGATCTGGCAGATCACCGGTGCAGCGGACATGTCCGGCCTGTTGAAGACCGGTGGGATGCTGCGCGAAAGCCCGCTTTATCTTGCGGCGCTGATCTTAGTACTCGGCGGCGCCTTTACGAAATCCGCGCAATTCCCCTTCCATTTCTGGCTGCCGAACGCCATGGAGGCGCCGACGCCGGTGTCTGCCTATCTGCATTCTGCAACGATGGTGAAGGCCGGTGTCTACCTCGTGATGCGACTCAACCCCGTAATGGGTGACACAACAGCCTGGGAGACGATCCTGCCGGTTTTCGGTGGCATGACCCTGCTGGTGGGAACGCTGCTCGCCATCCGCCAGACCGATTTGAAGCTGAAGCTCGCCTATACGACGGTCTCTTCTCTCGGCTTGCTGGTATTGCTCACCGGTTTCGGTTCCGATTATGCCGTCGAGGCGGCCGCGCTCTATCTGGTGGCGCATTCGCTGTTTAAAGGCGCGCTCTTCATGGTCGCCGGCATCGTCGATCACGAGACGGGCACGCGCGACATTACCCATCTCGGCGGTTTGCGCAACGCCATGCCGTTGACCTTTGCGGTGGCGCTGGCGGCTGCATTTTCCATGGGCGGCCTGCCGCCCGCCTTCGGCTTTCTGGCTAAGGAGGAGATCTATGCCGCGTTGGCCCAAGTTTTCCCCTGGCCGATCCTTCTGGCAGTCGTTGCGATTGTCGGTAACGCGCTAATGTTCTCTATCGCCTTCGCCGTGGCGCTGAAGCCGTTTATCGGCGCGCGGGTCGAAACGCCGAAACATCCGCACGAGGCGCCGCCGCTGCTCCTGCTTGGCCCGTTTGTCCTTGCCGTTCTCGGACTAGCCGCAGCCATGGTCTCCGGCTTTTGGCACGTCTACATCTCCTCGCCGATGGCAAGTGCCGTCGGTGGCAAGGCAATGGAGATATCGGTCTCGCTCGCTCCGCATTTTGGTGCACCCTTGGCCCTGTCCGCTCTGACCGTGCTGATCGGTGCCTTCATCTATTGGAAGCTCGATCGCGCCCGCTTCCTGATGGCGGTGGTGCTGCGCAAACTCGGGCCGGGACCCGATCGCGGCTTCGATGCCCTCATCTCGGGGCTGGTGCGCCTGTCGCATGCCGTCTCCCGCTTTCTGCAGCCGGGCCGGCTGGAGATCTACGTCACCGTCACCTTCCTTTGCCTTGCCGCAATGCTGCTGGTGCCGCCGGTGCTCCATGGCGAGTTGCCGGTCGTCCCCTCATGGCCCGACATGCAGTGGCATGAGGCGGCGATTTTCCTCATCGCCGTCATTGGTCTTGCGGCCGTCGTCTCGGCGCGCGACCGGCTGACGGCGATCGTTTCGCTCGGCATTCAGGGTTTTGCCGTCGCCGTCATCTTCCTGCTCTTCGGCGCGCCGGATCTGTCTTTCACGCAGTTCATGGTCGAGACGCTCTCCGTCGTCATCCTGGCGCTGGTAATGACGCGACTGCGCCTGTCGCCCGCCGATCGCCGTCCGCCGTTGCAGAGGCTCTTGCATGCGGCGCTTGCCATCGCCTGTGGCCTCGGTTTCGGATTGCTGCTCTTGAAGGCCACGCAAACGCCTTTCGACCTGACGCTGACGGCGTTTTTCAATCATTATTCAAAGCTGATCGCCCATGGTGCCAATGTCGTCAACGTGATCATCGTCGATTTCCGCGGCACGGATACGCTCGGCGAAATCGCCGTCGTCACCATCACTGGCCTCGCCATCCTGGCGCTGATCCGCATCCGCGCCGGCGGTGAGCGCAAGCTTGCGGCCAACGACCCCGACGTGGAAGAGGTAATGGAGGCCGAGCGTCCATGAACACCGTCATCTTCCGTACCGCCGCGCCTTTCCTGACCGCTTTGATGCTGCTCTTCTCCGTCTTCGTGCTGCTGCGCGGCCACAATGAGCCCGGCGGAGGCTTCATCGGCGGATTGATCGCGGCCTCCGCGCTGGCGATTTATGGCATTGCCTGCGGTGTGACGGCGGTGCGCCGGGCCATTATCTTCCATCCGTTGACGATTGCCAGTTTCGGCCTGCTGGCCTCGACGGTTGCCGGGTTGCTGTCGGTCTTCTCTCGCGTGCCTTTCATGACCGGGCTCTGGATCTATCCGCATCTCTTTGGCGTCGAGGTGCCGCTCTCGAGCGTCATGCTGTTCGATGCCGGCGTCTATCTGGTCGTCGTCGGCGCCATCACCTCGATCGCGCTGGCGCTCGAAGAGCGGGAGGCGGAGTGATGGAGGTGGTCTTCGCAATGCTCGTCGGCCTGTTCTTCGCCGCTGCGATCTATCTGATGCTGTCGAAGTTTTCGATCCGCATCATGCTCGGCATCGCCATCCTCGGAAACGCCGTCAACCTGCTGCTTTTCACCGCCGGCCGGGTAACGCGCGAAGTGCCGCCGATCATCCCGTCGGGCGCTGACACGCTCAATGCGGATGCCGCCAACCCGCTGCCGCAGGCCCTGATCCTGACGGCAATCGTCATATCGTTCTCTTTCCTCGCCTTCCTGCTGGTGCTGACCTATCGGGCCTATCAGGACCTGAAGACCGACAATACCGGCGAGATGCGTGTGGCAGAACCGAAAAAGCGGCCGCTGCCGCCCCTGGGGTATTAGCAGCATGGCGGCCCCGACCAGCATCGCTGTCGATTTTTCCGCTGCGCTGGTGTCGGTGCCAGTGCAGGCCGGTCATTGGCTGGTGATCCTGCCGGTGGCCCTGTGTATTGGCCTCGGCGCGATTTTGATGATGTTTCGCGACCGCACTGCCATGCACGGCTGGATCGCCATTCCCGGCCTGGTACTGCTGGTGCTGATCGACGCGGCTCTGCTTTATAGGGTCGCTAACGAAGGGCCAGTGACCATGGTCATGGGCCGCTGGCTGCCGCCTTTCGGCATTGCCTTCAGCGTCGATCTTCTCGGCGCGGTGATGGCGCTGGCGGCGGCGGTCGTGGTGCTTGCAGCGAGCCTTTATGCGCTCGGCGAGATTACGGTCAGCGGCCGCCGCTACGGCTTCTTTCCGTTCCTCATGCTGCTGCTTGCGGGCGTGAGCGGGGCATTTCTGACCGGCGACGTCTTCAATCTCTACGTCTGGTTCGAAGTACTGCTGATTTCCTCTTTCGGCCTGCTGATCCTCGGCTCGGAGCGTGAGCAGATCGATGGCGCTTTGAAATATGCGGTGCTGAACCTCATCGCCACCACGCTGTTTCTCGTGTCCGTCGGCTATGTCTACGCCATCTTCGGCACGCTCAACATGGCCGATATCGCGATGAAGGCGAGGGCGCCCGGCAACGAGGCGCCGCTGATGACGCTCGCCGGCCTCTTTCTCCTCGCTTTCGGCATGAAGGCCGCGGCCTTCCCGGTCAATTTCTGGCTGCCCGCGTCCTATCATACGCCACGCATCACCGTCTCGGCGCTTTTCGCCGGCCTGCTCACCAAGGTCGGCATCTATGCGCTGATCAGGGTGCTGGTCATGCTGCTGCCGGTCGAACGCGCTGGGCTCGGCCCGGTCACCACGGTCATTGCCATTGCGACGATGCTGACCGGCGTACTCGGCGCGCTCGGCGAAAGCGATATCCGCCGCCTGTTCGGCTATGTCGTCATTTCCGGCATCGGCACGATGCTGGCCGGCGTCGCGATTGGCAGCGCCAGCGGCCTCAGCGGGGCGATCTTCTATGCACTGCATTCGATGGTGCTGATGACGGCGCTCTATCTGCTGGCAGGCCAAGCGGCCCGGCTCGGCGGCAGCTTTTCGCTTGCTACCCTCGGCGGGCTTTACCGGCAAAGCGGCTGGTTCGCAGGTCTGTCACTGGTGCTGTTTTTCGCCGCTTGCGGCCTGCCGCCATTTTCGGGCTTCTGGCCCAAGGTCGTCTTGGTGAAGGCGGCGCTCGATGCGGGCGCCTGGTGGATCGCGGCAGCGATCCTGTTGA comes from the Rhizobium sp. NXC24 genome and includes:
- a CDS encoding GNAT family N-acetyltransferase is translated as MDQAVLLRDATEADLPAICEIYNHAVLHTTAIWNDTLVDVDNRIEWLKARKARGFPVIVAEKDGNVAGYASYGDWRAFDGYRHTVENSVYVDKDHRGLGIGEGLLRELVARAAEGNIHVMIAAIETGNTTSIRLHEKLGFRIVGQFSEVGTKFGRWLDLTCMELRITV
- a CDS encoding hemolysin III family protein, with translation MPEIKGIRWAYDRYEVIVDSIVNGIGVVFALIGATVLIFYATVWSSYREIAAAWIYGVGLVLTLAMSFTYNLWPVSQTKWVLRRFDHSAIFVLIAATYTPFLERGAEDPLLFAMLIAIWIFAGFGIALKCVFPGRYDRLAILLYLAMGWSGVLVARSVSMHIPYASMLLIVIGGVIYSLGVIFHVWEKLRFQNAIWHGFVLAATAVHYSAVLTCFSLSPENS
- a CDS encoding FAD-dependent oxidoreductase; this encodes MEIRQRPDHSLVSAASCRSGAEEEAPLAIGHRVLDVMRRKLALPDGVELRQAAVGYRPVFADGFPRLGFLPGVDGAYVAVAHPGVILAPLLGRLTMEEIVEGQRSTLVPGFSAGVFHGS
- a CDS encoding FAD-dependent oxidoreductase, with the protein product MQIAVVGAGIVGASIAYHLARRGARVHLFDEGPAPAAGVTGKAFGWVNLINGDPTANYANYRIWREAITEYQRLKAALPKALQHARTGSLIWHRTAAETEALVREHKAAGATVELVDAKTIAWWEPELREVPECAAFSPDDLALDPAQLARTFVDAAIAFGAKADFDQRIVALETSDSRITGVRTAGQVVSADVVVLAAGTSVDALISPLGLAIGVESSPAVLMQFSADRRFLNRISSRAGFGNSSAA
- a CDS encoding nuclear transport factor 2 family protein, which codes for MLASDLTNFIEQDHLALDAFVKGDPEPLKYLYSRRDDVIIANPFGPPAKGWEKAAATMERAATNYRDGEATGFERISEYATADLGYIIEVERFRSKVGGGDKLVPIALRVTTIFRREEGAWRIVLRHADPITSARPPASLVRE
- a CDS encoding VOC family protein, which codes for MTETALSYALTRPAYVGQSHLIVTDLAVVSRFYQQMLGLRVIEKTASGEVLGVAGQPLLVLTTDRAAKRAPQTAAGLFHTAFLMPDRIELARWLRHAAHNGVGLEGASDHIVSEAIYLSDPEGNGIEIYADRPHEQWKFHSDGTVEMATLRLDLQKLYESAPQDRWDGMAEGSAIGHIHLQVGDVAEANAFYRDVLGMNVMAARYPGATFLATGGYHHHLGANTWNSRGAGVRSKDMTGLSDYTLRFNDKDALDKAVAALDAHEIKTEKRDGGISLRDPWGIGLNLIA
- a CDS encoding DnaJ C-terminal domain-containing protein; amino-acid sequence: MSRDPYDILGVKRDAPQKDIQSAYRKLAKKLHPDLNPGDKQAEDKFKEVSAAYGILGDEDKRARFDRGEIDNTGAEQPPRSYYRDYATSEGQRGPYRNTGGFADFGDADDILSSFFSRRSRGQSGMQGQDRHYSMEVDFLDAINGAKKQISLPDGPALDVQIPPGTRDGQTLRLRGKGDPGFGGGASGDALIEVHVRPHRFFVRDGNDIRLELPISLAEAVLGGKIRVPTPSGPVTVTLQPNSNTGKVLRLKGKGAPVPGKENGDAYVSLKIVLPDAPDADLAAFVSEWQAGKTHDPRKTMGG
- a CDS encoding polysaccharide deacetylase family protein produces the protein MNRFVLTSAFVLAASAAFAAEPSEKPVVWPQLPPKAAVSNVKLVEPHLHVNRAGKGAPRIALTFDACMGKTDPRILSTLVDQHIPATIFVTARWLRSNPEALAVFLAHPDIFELEDHGQNHIPAVDIPTTVYGIPAAGSPQAVAQEVKGGADAMMAAGIPQPHWFRGATAKYSLSAIAQIRGMGYRIAGYSVNGDSGSLLPAKMVEKQYASAKDGDVIISHINQPTHTAGEGVAASILALKAKGVQFVRLQDIPEQGDDDTTN
- a CDS encoding AI-2E family transporter: MDIANGIRKQARRLGATSERRSSAWVDALRADTEQLDNGSSAPVEKDALDIASAWALIGIFLVLALAGVYMMSIILIPVTLAVVVGMILGLAAEKLSKLGVPRVLNAVLLSSAVALVIFLIINSLAGPMATLAQEGPNVFQRTVDRLMPYLEQIKWLHITPQTFESGPMSINVLLENTGNVLHLLAASLTPAIVQGLLFFAALLLFLAGRISLRKTIIMTFSTRASRLTAIRIINAVEQVLGFYFATASLIYVGLGVVMTVIAYIGGMGTPILWGIFAFLSSFVPFVGITTITTALAIAGIITHDDIIFGLLPAAAFFSVHLTVENLVFPAVMGRQWELNPFIVFLAIIFWTWMWGAVGAMLALPLSLIVMTVVNELFFEEKVQPQLPQ